From the Peptococcaceae bacterium 1198_IL3148 genome, the window TCGAAAGTGTCAATTGTTAGTAAAAAGATTTATGCATATAATAAAAATCCATTATGCTATTAGTGGTCGTGACGAAAAGGACAACTTAATTATAACCTAATAGTGTGCAAAATAAAATCGTCTCAAAAAAATTTGAGACGATTTTTTACCACTGTTTACTTATGTTTCACTGCACATTTTTTACAGTTACCGCTACATTTCATTGCTTCCAATAAAGAGGCGTTGCAGCGGGGACAGCGGAAATTATCTAGTTCGTTTATTTTATAACCACATTGGGGACAAGTAATAACGCCGCATTCTTTTTGCTCTGCCATAAAACTCACCTTCTTTTATGGATTGGTGGCAGGAGAATTTTTCTTTAGCAATCGGCATCCCAATACCACCAGCGCCACTGCGGTGACTATAATTGCAATAATCGGTGCCACCTGTGAACCTTGACCAAAAATATTTGACAATTGAGCCACAATACCACCGACCAAAAATGCAACCAGCAATGAACCCAGCCACATAATGGCTGCTTCTCCCTTGCTGCGCTCTTTAAACAGTATCAGAATGGATGCAATACAAGGCACAAACAGTGTAATGGTAATTAAAGCTATTACCGTTTGCATAGGCATCAATGTTAGTTCGGAAAGACCAGCGGCACCAAAGTCACGTCTGACTATGCCCATAACAAAGGCGGTAGATGCTTCTGCCGGCAAATTCAGCCAACCAACGGTCAGTGGTGCCAGCAATTCTTGTAATGCTTTAAGAATACCGCTAACTTGAAAACTACTGATTAGAAACGCACCCAATGCAAACAGCGGAAACGCTTCTTTTATAAACTGATAAGATTTAATGGCAGTCTTTTTAACCACGTTATCAATCCGAGGTAATCTCAACACTGGTAAATCTATCAATAAATCTGTAGACTTCCCCGGTAGCATATGATGCAGTAGTGTACCTGCAACCACCAGTACACTGAAAATAACCACTACATATAGCAACACATATCCTGCTCCGATCCCTGCCAGCATGCCGGCAATTACACCCAACTGAGCAGAACAGGGAATGGTTAAAGCCAATAGAAAAATAGCAATTCTTCTTTCTCTGTCAGAACCCAAAAGTCTGGTCACAATGGTAGCCATGGTCACACAACCAAAGCCTAAGATTAGCGGAATAATAGCCCGACCATTTAAACCAATACTGCTGAGCACCCTATCGGTTAAAGCGGCAATCCTTGGCAAATACCCCGAATCCTCAAATAACGAGAGGAAGAAATAAAACCCTGCCACCAGAGGTAGTAATAACCCCAGCACATAGGTAAAGGTCATGGTCAAAACGCCAAATTCACCAATTAAAATTGCACCTAATACCGATTCTTCGGCAACAAATTGACTGACCAAACCGCGTATCGCCGGTTCATAAATTCCTTGCATAATGGATTCTTCGGTAATACCGACAATGGTACCGGCCACAAAGATGCCAATCACTTTATACATGATATACAGCACTACCGCCAACATTGGAATGCCCGTTATCGGTTTAATCATTAAACGGCTAAGCTTAGCGGCAAAGGACCTTTCTTTACCCTCTTCCTTTACCACATGCCGCACTAAGTCATTTACCCGCTGACGCCGGTTAATATAAATTTCTTCCTGACCACTGCCGGGTTCAATGCCATGCCGTTCCGAAACAGCAGCGTCACCTTCCAACACCAATAGCGCCTCGCCCTGATTGCCCACCCGATTGAGCATCAGATCCAATTGGCCTTGTAATTTAGCATCTATCTGCCCAGGCCGGGCGTTAAAAATATTGTTTTTAACGGTATCCAGCCCTATTTTTTTAACTGCCACAGTGGTAAACACCGGCACTCCCAGTAAATCTGAGAGCAGGTCTACGTCAATTTTAATCCCCTGTTTTTCCGCCTCATCGATCATGTTTAATGCCACTATCACCGGCACTCCGGTATCAATGATCTGTTGCGTGAGAAATAAATCTCGCTCTAAGTGGACAGCATTCACCACGTTGACCACAATATCAGCCGCCAAAATTACGTCACGGGCCACTCGCTCCTCATCATTAAATGATGATATTCCGTATACCCCTGGGGTATCAACAATTACATGATCCCCCATCCTGCCATGGGATATTTCTAACGTCGTTCCTGGGTAATTAGAAACATCCACATACATACCTGTGAAATAGTTAAAGAATACAGACTTACCAGCATTGGGGTTGCCAGCTAGAACTATCTTCTTTGCATTTTCTGGAACTTCTATATGCATTCCCATTTGATGACAGTGTCCCATATAATTTCCCCCTACTCAACAATAATGCGGCCTGCTAACCTCCGGCCCAAAGCTATTTGTTGACGATTTTTGCGCAGAATAATTGGTCCTGCCGGCACGATTTCATCACAAGCCACCACTTCTCCCTCGGCAATACCAAAGCGAATGGCTTGGGCACGAACACTTTCATCCGGTATTGATACTATACGGAATAATTGACCCCGTTTTACTTGATCCATTGTCATAATATCTCCCCCTGTCAATCGATGTTGATAATCATTTTCACAATTAACGAAAAAATATATGCCCTTGGGGCAATATTGAAAATCATTTTCATTAGCTAGTTAAATTATAGTCCGTAGCTAGGGATTTGTCAACACATCAATTTATTTGTAATTATTAAAGTCAAAAACCTCACCGGCAATGCCAGTGAGGTTTTTAAGCATTATTTTCCTATTTGATATGTTTCTCCTTTTACTTGAACACTTCTTTCTGCCTTCAGGTGCTGGAGATAACGATTTGTTTCCGCCACCACCACACCAGATAAGCCCAACAAAGCAATTAAGTTAGGAATGGCCATCAGCCCATTAACTATATCCGCCAATAGCCAAATGGCATCCAATTTCAAAAATGCACCGGTGGCCACTAAGCCAATAAAGATAATGCGATAGGGCATAATTGCTTTTACGCCAAACAAGTATTCACAGCAACGCTCACCATAATAATTCCAACCTAAAATAGTGGTGAAGGCAAATAACGCCAGACCTACGGTAAGTAAAATCGGCCCAACAACCGGGAATCCAGCCGCCATCGCCTCTTGGGTCATGGCCGCTCCGGCAGCATCACTTTGCCAAGCCCCGGTCACCACCAAAGTTAGGCCAGTCATTGTACAAATAATGATGGTATCGATAAAGGTACCGGTCATTGATACAAAACCTTGTTCTGCGGGCCATTTGGTTTTTGCCGCGGCCGCCGCAATTGGCGCACTACCTAAACCAGATTCATTGGAGAATACCCCCCTGGCCACACCATTACGGATAGCCATCATTACCGTAGCTCCTAAAAAGCCACCTGCTGCTGCGGTACCGGTAAAGGCACTGGTAATCACCAAGTTTATAGCTTCGGGCAGTGCATTGGCATGGACAATTAACACCCCTAGGCAAATTAAAACATAGAATACAGCCATAAAGGGCACCACCTTAGTGGCAACAGTGGCAATCCGTTTTAAACCGCCAATGGTAACCAATGCCACCAACAGCGTCAACACCCCTGCGGTAACATAAACCGGAATTCCTAAAGTCAATTCCACCGAAGAAACAATGGCGTTAACTTGGGGGAAGGTACCAATACCAAAAAAGGCCACCAGTATGCCACTGGCCGCAAACATCACTGCCAACGGGCGATACTTTTTCCCCAAACCCTTTTCTATATAATACATCGGACCACCGGATATTTGTCCGTTGGCATCCACCGACCGATATTTTACCGCTAATAAACATTCAGCATATTTAGTGGCCATACCGAAAAAGGCTGCCACCCACATCCAAAACACCGCTCCGGGCCCCCCAGCAGCAACGGCAGTGGCCACACCTACTATGTTTCCCGTTCCCACTGTGGCGGACAAAGCAGTACAAAGGGCACCAAAACTACTGACATCACCAGATCCTTC encodes:
- a CDS encoding FeoA family protein codes for the protein MTMDQVKRGQLFRIVSIPDESVRAQAIRFGIAEGEVVACDEIVPAGPIILRKNRQQIALGRRLAGRIIVE
- a CDS encoding sodium:alanine symporter family protein — encoded protein: MDWMTMLDKIDGFIWGPPLLILLVGTGVLLTVRLKLLQVFRLPLALKLIVRAKNEGSGDVSSFGALCTALSATVGTGNIVGVATAVAAGGPGAVFWMWVAAFFGMATKYAECLLAVKYRSVDANGQISGGPMYYIEKGLGKKYRPLAVMFAASGILVAFFGIGTFPQVNAIVSSVELTLGIPVYVTAGVLTLLVALVTIGGLKRIATVATKVVPFMAVFYVLICLGVLIVHANALPEAINLVITSAFTGTAAAGGFLGATVMMAIRNGVARGVFSNESGLGSAPIAAAAAKTKWPAEQGFVSMTGTFIDTIIICTMTGLTLVVTGAWQSDAAGAAMTQEAMAAGFPVVGPILLTVGLALFAFTTILGWNYYGERCCEYLFGVKAIMPYRIIFIGLVATGAFLKLDAIWLLADIVNGLMAIPNLIALLGLSGVVVAETNRYLQHLKAERSVQVKGETYQIGK
- the feoB gene encoding ferrous iron transport protein B, with translation MGHCHQMGMHIEVPENAKKIVLAGNPNAGKSVFFNYFTGMYVDVSNYPGTTLEISHGRMGDHVIVDTPGVYGISSFNDEERVARDVILAADIVVNVVNAVHLERDLFLTQQIIDTGVPVIVALNMIDEAEKQGIKIDVDLLSDLLGVPVFTTVAVKKIGLDTVKNNIFNARPGQIDAKLQGQLDLMLNRVGNQGEALLVLEGDAAVSERHGIEPGSGQEEIYINRRQRVNDLVRHVVKEEGKERSFAAKLSRLMIKPITGIPMLAVVLYIMYKVIGIFVAGTIVGITEESIMQGIYEPAIRGLVSQFVAEESVLGAILIGEFGVLTMTFTYVLGLLLPLVAGFYFFLSLFEDSGYLPRIAALTDRVLSSIGLNGRAIIPLILGFGCVTMATIVTRLLGSDRERRIAIFLLALTIPCSAQLGVIAGMLAGIGAGYVLLYVVVIFSVLVVAGTLLHHMLPGKSTDLLIDLPVLRLPRIDNVVKKTAIKSYQFIKEAFPLFALGAFLISSFQVSGILKALQELLAPLTVGWLNLPAEASTAFVMGIVRRDFGAAGLSELTLMPMQTVIALITITLFVPCIASILILFKERSKGEAAIMWLGSLLVAFLVGGIVAQLSNIFGQGSQVAPIIAIIVTAVALVVLGCRLLKKNSPATNP